Proteins encoded by one window of Candidatus Nitrosocosmicus hydrocola:
- a CDS encoding S8 family peptidase translates to MNSKGNQHVKLYMLLLLIFLSFYSTGSIRNANAFEIGIPEIPFLNFNFDNNDNSNNEDNLSDNELEDSSNIDSSDTTDQNSQEDSSSNVNLDKSIFDSDLNSNIQLYDSLPFPSNTFSNAILGQTDEGDEEDGIYSEREFNQISSYIPNSLPLISDYTDFPSTFFSDPNVEVGNTIPNQYIVVMKDDDSGISEFLSSITEKVEFQGVELLQVYENVLNGLAIKVPNEQVIEAIKRLPMVEYVENDVMAQAFAQNLPTGINRIDGDLSSTESGNGKGNVDLDIAILDSGIDLKHSDLNVYHQKSFVTSSTGLSAIFGARTTTANDDNGHGTHVAGIAAAKDNTIGSVGVAPGAKLWAIKVLDSKGTGPLSTIIKGIDYVTQYAGQIEVANLSLGCECKSSAFDTAINNAVKSGIVFVVAAGNAGKDAQNTSPANNPNVISVSAIADSDGKCGSKGTNTGYGNDDSLASFSNYGSVVDIAAPGAKIYSTYKGNTFATMSGTSMASPHVAGAAALYLANNPDASPSAVRNGLLLQGSSLGVTCDGNGYGYFTGDKDQSKEPLLYVRNY, encoded by the coding sequence GTGAATAGCAAAGGCAATCAACATGTCAAATTATACATGTTACTCTTATTGATATTCTTAAGCTTCTACAGTACGGGATCAATAAGAAATGCTAATGCCTTTGAAATCGGTATCCCTGAAATTCCATTTTTAAATTTTAATTTTGATAATAATGATAATTCCAATAATGAGGACAATTTATCTGATAATGAATTGGAGGATAGCTCAAACATCGATTCTAGCGACACTACAGACCAAAATAGCCAAGAGGATTCGTCATCTAATGTTAATTTGGATAAATCAATTTTTGATTCAGACTTAAATAGCAATATTCAATTGTACGACTCACTCCCTTTTCCTTCAAATACATTTAGCAATGCTATTCTTGGTCAGACAGATGAAGGTGATGAAGAAGATGGAATCTATAGTGAGCGAGAATTCAACCAGATTTCGTCCTATATACCTAACAGTTTACCTTTAATTTCAGATTACACTGATTTTCCTTCAACATTTTTTTCAGATCCAAACGTCGAAGTAGGCAATACAATTCCAAATCAATATATCGTTGTAATGAAGGACGATGACTCGGGAATATCTGAATTTCTCTCATCTATTACTGAGAAAGTGGAATTTCAAGGAGTAGAACTGCTTCAAGTATATGAAAATGTTTTAAATGGTTTAGCAATAAAGGTGCCAAATGAGCAGGTTATAGAAGCGATAAAAAGACTTCCTATGGTAGAATATGTGGAAAATGATGTTATGGCGCAGGCATTTGCTCAAAATCTGCCAACAGGTATAAACAGGATTGACGGAGACTTGAGTTCTACTGAATCAGGAAATGGAAAAGGAAATGTAGACTTGGATATAGCAATTTTGGATTCTGGAATAGACCTCAAGCATTCTGACTTGAATGTTTACCATCAAAAATCGTTTGTAACCAGTAGTACAGGATTGTCTGCAATATTTGGTGCGAGAACTACTACGGCAAATGATGATAATGGTCATGGAACACATGTTGCTGGGATAGCGGCAGCCAAAGACAATACGATTGGTTCCGTAGGAGTTGCTCCAGGAGCTAAACTATGGGCGATCAAAGTATTAGATAGCAAAGGGACAGGTCCACTGTCGACCATAATTAAGGGAATCGATTATGTTACTCAATACGCAGGCCAGATTGAGGTTGCAAATTTGAGTCTTGGATGCGAATGCAAATCCTCGGCATTTGACACTGCAATAAATAATGCAGTCAAGTCTGGTATAGTATTTGTTGTCGCCGCTGGAAATGCAGGAAAAGACGCTCAGAATACTTCACCTGCCAATAATCCAAATGTTATTTCGGTCTCTGCAATTGCAGACAGCGACGGTAAATGTGGATCAAAGGGAACAAACACCGGGTATGGAAATGATGATAGTTTGGCCAGCTTCAGTAACTATGGTTCAGTCGTAGATATTGCAGCACCAGGTGCAAAAATATACTCAACATACAAGGGTAATACATTTGCAACTATGAGTGGGACTAGCATGGCTTCCCCACATGTAGCAGGAGCGGCAGCACTATACTTGGCCAATAATCCTGATGCCTCGCCTTCTGCAGTCCGCAATGGCTTGCTCTTGCAAGGATCTTCTCTTGGGGTTACATGTGATGGTAACGGATACGGATATTTTACAGGAGATAAAGATCAATCCAAAGAACCACTCCTTTATGTTAGAAACTACTAA
- a CDS encoding Trm112 family protein produces the protein MNKNLLDILVCPFDKITSLELLAFQLTSESQLKAGRTEKSGTIANTPEAAESVFSATANKSDTAMLDKKESLDQNEIVEEGLLLCKSCQRFYPITEEIPIILPDELRDKKKDIEFLKKWKDSIPNELLISLKPWTL, from the coding sequence ATGAATAAAAACCTTTTAGATATTCTTGTTTGTCCTTTTGACAAAATCACATCACTAGAGTTACTTGCATTTCAATTGACTTCTGAATCACAACTCAAAGCAGGCAGAACCGAGAAGTCAGGAACCATTGCGAATACACCAGAAGCGGCAGAATCAGTTTTTTCTGCAACTGCCAATAAAAGTGACACTGCCATGTTAGACAAAAAAGAGTCTTTAGACCAGAATGAAATTGTGGAGGAAGGGCTGCTTCTTTGCAAGAGTTGTCAGAGATTTTATCCTATAACCGAAGAGATTCCAATTATTTTGCCTGATGAACTTAGAGACAAAAAGAAAGATATAGAATTTTTGAAAAAATGGAAAGATAGTATTCCTAACGAATTATTAATTAGCTTAAAGCCGTGGACATTGTAG
- a CDS encoding SIMPL domain-containing protein, whose protein sequence is MSYEKKLSVILTIFVMLTISMVSINPSSVSGQNIVIQEEKPSISTVGSAEKEIPSDESRISLAVENTNANANTARKNNADKMNTMIDVLKQAGLTDDNITTSNFQITPNYDYENSNYDRIVSYTALNKIELKTSANANISQFIDLAVNNGANRVENIDFVISKETLDKNSLELLKEAFRDAKQKAQLLAIEGNFTIAGVKKIDISSGVGYSPPSYFYDNYAGDAAAEKTPSPSTQIIPQKNKITVTLPVIFYIGENDNNNR, encoded by the coding sequence ATGAGTTATGAAAAGAAATTATCCGTAATTTTGACAATTTTTGTCATGCTTACTATATCCATGGTGAGCATCAATCCTTCAAGTGTTAGTGGCCAAAACATTGTAATCCAAGAGGAAAAGCCTTCAATCTCAACTGTCGGAAGTGCTGAAAAAGAAATCCCTTCTGATGAATCCAGAATTTCGTTGGCCGTAGAGAATACAAACGCAAATGCAAATACAGCGAGGAAAAATAATGCGGACAAGATGAACACCATGATAGATGTCTTAAAACAAGCAGGCCTTACAGATGATAATATAACCACCTCTAATTTTCAGATAACTCCAAATTATGATTATGAGAACAGCAATTATGATAGAATAGTCTCCTATACAGCTCTAAATAAAATAGAGCTTAAAACTTCAGCAAATGCCAATATTTCTCAGTTTATTGATCTGGCAGTTAATAATGGTGCAAACAGAGTGGAAAATATTGACTTTGTTATATCCAAAGAAACTTTAGACAAAAATAGTTTGGAGCTTCTCAAAGAAGCCTTCAGGGACGCTAAACAAAAAGCTCAGTTATTGGCAATTGAAGGCAACTTTACTATTGCTGGAGTTAAAAAAATAGATATTAGTTCTGGAGTTGGATATTCACCTCCCAGTTACTTCTACGATAATTATGCTGGCGATGCTGCAGCAGAAAAAACACCATCTCCATCTACCCAGATAATACCACAAAAAAATAAGATAACTGTAACCTTACCAGTGATATTTTACATAGGTGAGAATGATAACAACAACAGATGA